Genomic DNA from Brassica rapa cultivar Chiifu-401-42 chromosome A04, CAAS_Brap_v3.01, whole genome shotgun sequence:
AAGAAGTAAACAAATAATTAGCCCTTATATTTTCTCCTAGCTGCGAAGTCCACTGAAACAGCTTCACTTGATGAAACTTGAGCATTTGTTTGGTCTCTTTCATTTACATTTCAAGCCGGTAAGATAAACTTGAGACTGTATCACCGTGCACCCAACTTTAAACCCAAGAACCACAGTGAATCCAACTTTGCCTCGAGCATGATTCACCCTCAACTTCTTATCTTCCTTCCTTCTCAAGACATCCTCCATAAAAACAACCGAAAATTCAACTCCACTCTCAACTTGAAAAATCTCAACCACAGGATCAAACGACAATGCCAGCTTATTCAGTGTCCACACCGAGCTAGCCATCGCGACAAAACACTCATAGAACGTGCCCATAGACCTCCAAGAACTCAAAACCTAGAGAACGCACAATCTTTATCTCTTTCAAGAAGCTCCATGGGATCACTCGACACATGCTGCATCAACTCCCTCATCGAAGAACTCTCTACATCATCATCGAAACCACGAAACATCCCCAAGCAAACATAAGACAGCAACCCATACCTGTTATGCCCCTTCTCAGCATAATCAACCTCAGCTAAATCCAAATCCCACCCAGCTTTCTCCATCAGCTCAATCAAAACGCTAGTGAACTTCTTCACACCTTTCACTACATCACGCAGCATAGACTCGTAAACCCTAAACGACAACACAACATCAGACGAGTTTTCAGACAATCTCTTCGACAGCTTCGAGTTAGACTTTTGAGCCTTGCTTAGTCTCTTCCTCAGCCTCAAAACCAACGAATCCTTACCGTCCATCTCACCTTGTAACCGGTTTGAAACCGTTCCCAAAGCCTTTCACTTTCCTCAAACCGTTAATGATGGATCGGTGCTTTGGATGCATTGGAAGAAAGAAATGCACAAAGTCTTTCACTTtccactctatttttttcttcattttattttttacattatagtttttattttattt
This window encodes:
- the LOC117133637 gene encoding uncharacterized protein LOC117133637, which encodes MDGKDSLVLRLRKRLSKAQKSNSKLSKRLSENSSDVVLSFRVYESMLRDVVKGVKKFTSVLIELMEKAGWDLDLAEVDYAEKGHNRYGLLSYVCLGMFRGFDDDVESSSMRELMQHVSSDPMELLERDKDCAFSSSVWTLNKLALSFDPVVEIFQVESGVEFSVVFMEDVLRRKEDKKLRVNHARGKVGFTVVLGFKVGCTVIQSQVYLTGLKCK